The genome window CGTATGTTAAGACATGAAAATACAATATTAGGAATTTTGAAATTAAGAGAACTAACTGATTTTGTTAGTAAGAATAGGGATTATGTTTTTGAATCAAATATTCGTCAGTGGATGCAGTTTAAAACAACAGTCAACAAAGGGTTACGTGAAACACTACAAGGAAATCCTGGTAAATTTTTCTATTACAATAACGGGATAACAATTGTAGTTAGTGATTTTGCAGAATTAGGAGAGAATTTGATTGAGCTTCATGCTCCACAAATTGTTAATGGTGCACAGACATCAAACTCAATTCTTGATCACTCAAAGAGAACCAAAAACATGGAAGGTTCTATGACTGTAACAATTATCAAAGCAGATGATGAGCAAGAACAAAACAACATTACAAAATATAGAAATTCTCAAAATTCGGTAAGAGGGAAAGATCTGGTATCCTTGATGGATTTTCACAAATCAATAAAGTCACAGTTAAAAAATTGTGGCTATTTTTATGAAATTCAAGCAGGATCCTTTGATACAAAATCTAAATCAAAACAATCTGAATATGAGGGAGATTCAACATACAATAACTATCTTCCAGATAATCATAAGAAAGTAATTGTTGCTAAAGATGCAATTCAATCCCTTGTTGCAGGAATTGAGCAAAGACCAACTGAAGCTTATAGTTCCCCTGCCCAGTTTCTACCAAGAGGAAGTAAGTATGACGATATCTTTAATGATAATCTAAAAGATGATTATAGAATATTACTTTATCCTTATCTTGTAAAAGAATTTGCAAAAAAATCATTAAAGTATGGAAAACAAGGCGGTCACAAAACCAAAAGGTATGCTACACTGTTTTTTGTTGCAGTGTATTTTAGAATACTACATAAGAAAATTCTTGAATCAAAGGGAGATTTTAAGACAGATGTGAGAAAATTAGAGCCTATTTTTCGTAGTTTCAAACTAAATTCAAGGATTTTAAAGATAACAGATGTCATAGTGACTAAATTTCTCGAAGACACAGTAGTTGATGATGAAATAGAATTGGCAAATACAAAACATAATTTCTTCTCCCAACATGTTTGGAATGATTCAATGTTACGGGTAATAGATAAGAAAATCAGGCAAGAAGAAGAAGAAATTCTTGCATTAAAAAAATTAGCAAATAGTTTATTTTAATTTCAAGGGTAGTAGTCCAACCAAGTAAAAATCTTGCAGGAGGTTTACATTGGTCAGACTACTACCTAAAAATGGTATAAATTGGTGATATTTAACATAATTTTTTTAAGCACAATATAATCCAGAATGTTTTTTATATCGATTAAAAAGAGCTAAACCACATTGGGAATAAAAGAAAAATGTGCAATTTGTAGTGAAAAAATTGACTTGAGATATAATCCAATGGAAGAATGGGGAATTGATGGCTCTCTTTGTGGTAAATGTTATTCAAAAAAAATCAACGAACATTATCCAGGAGATCACATTAGAGTGAACAAACATTTGGATTAGATTTATTCTGATTTTGAATATTTATTTGTATTAAAACAATTCCAAGCTAGAACGTCATCTTTTACATCTTTTTCATCTAAAAATGCTATATCAGAAATTGTTTTTTTCCTTTTTAAAAGATTGATTTGAAAACTTGAAAATTCTCTGCAGTCACAATTGTTGTAAAGACAGACATCATTATCACCCTCATCATGATCTTCAGCTTCGTGACCGCAATTACATATAGAATCTTTTTTAACATCACCAAGGGATTTTTTTGTATATACTCCCAATCTTAGATATGCTTCCCCACCGTGACCTTTCTTAAATCGTTCATAGTTTTCAGATTTGGGCAATATTTTGT of Nitrosopumilus sp. contains these proteins:
- a CDS encoding AIPR family protein → MSQNKNGLLEYIPGSHTLLIQKNSSTPLEGFAENIRGSIHEYAENSKSEVEKGNNFLQWVLTRVFEATEDDAADAIVDGANDLGIDAYLPVDFSDNTIRLFQSKYGTSHSLDAIAKFKEDAKRLLSKDVTKMRPELAQLVTKIKEKNLKIKCCYVTDQKVEYNDDLVEVIDEEKIIQKLWDRIKKPAAGKKSSIKLERMLRHENTILGILKLRELTDFVSKNRDYVFESNIRQWMQFKTTVNKGLRETLQGNPGKFFYYNNGITIVVSDFAELGENLIELHAPQIVNGAQTSNSILDHSKRTKNMEGSMTVTIIKADDEQEQNNITKYRNSQNSVRGKDLVSLMDFHKSIKSQLKNCGYFYEIQAGSFDTKSKSKQSEYEGDSTYNNYLPDNHKKVIVAKDAIQSLVAGIEQRPTEAYSSPAQFLPRGSKYDDIFNDNLKDDYRILLYPYLVKEFAKKSLKYGKQGGHKTKRYATLFFVAVYFRILHKKILESKGDFKTDVRKLEPIFRSFKLNSRILKITDVIVTKFLEDTVVDDEIELANTKHNFFSQHVWNDSMLRVIDKKIRQEEEEILALKKLANSLF